The DNA window ACCGTTGCCAGCATCGCCTGATGCTTGGCGTTCAGGGCGGGCGGCGGCATCGGCAGGCCGGCGCGGCGCACGACCGTCGTCATGCGGCGCGTCGCGGCGTTGTGGTCGCGGATCATCTGCTGGGCGAAGCGGCGCACCTCGGGGCTGCGCGAGCGCTGGAGGGCCAGGCGGCTCGACTCGATCTCGAACAGGCTCGACGACGCTGCCGTCGGGATGAACTCCGCCGCGCTGGTCACGGCGATCGGAGCGGGAGCAGGAGCCATGGCGGTCGGGGTCATGCATCCGGCGAGGCCGAGCGCCAGCGCGCTCGAAACGAAGAGTACCTTGAGATTCATTGCGGGAAATCCTTCCTCGGCCCGGTCCCGTACGGCCGAGCCAGCCGCACGCCAACTATGGAACATCCTCCTAAGTTCCTGCCGCGCCGGAGAAATTTTGACCCTCCCCGGTCGCCCGTCCCGGCCGCACGCCCTTCCGCCCTCGGGGAACGACCCCGGGCGGGAGGCGCGGCCCCGTGAACGGTCCTGGCCCCGGGTCCCCTTTTGGCCGCGACGCTCTAGGTTCATGCTCTCGGCAAAGCATGGAGCGCCCCATGGATGACCACGTGTACAAGATCGTCGAACTCGTCGGCTCGTCCGAGACCAGCATCGAGGATGCCATCCAGACGGCGGTGCGACGGGCGAACCAGACCTTGAGGAACCTGCGCTGGTTCGAGGTCATCCAGACCCGCGGCCATATCGAGGACGGCGAGGTGCGCCATTATCAGGTGGTGATCAAGGCCGGATTCACCCTTGAGGCGGGCGAGTAAGCGGGCGCCTTCGTCGTTGAGCCCCATTGCTGTTCGAATGACGCCCACCCCGGCACGGCCGGCCTTGTGCCGGCCATCTCGGCTGCTTGAAGCGCCGCACCGCAAAGGATCGGGATCACCGGCACACGGCCGCAGGAGAAGCTGACAGAATTCTGGACTTCACTAAACTGACATCGCCCGCTCGCTAGAAGCGGGATCGTCACATTTGGAGGAACGCGATGGAGTGCTTTTCGAGACGTGGCCTGGCCACGATGCTGACGATGCTCTGCCTCGGCGCCATGCCGGCCGCCCTAATGGCTGCGGAGCCCGACCGGAATGTCCTGGCCGAGCGCGTGACGAAGCTCTCACGCGGCACCCAGTGGAAGCCGGTCTCCGCCGTGCCGATCAACTTCCTGACCCACCACCCGCAGGGCATGGTGAAGATCGGCGACACGCTGTTCGTATCCTCGGTGGAGATCAAGGAGCCGACCAAGCGCTTCCCGCAGCCCGTGGACGGCTACGATCGTGATACGGGCGCGGGCGTCGGGCACCTTTTCAAGCTCGACATGAAGGGCAACCTCATCGCCGACCTCACCCTCGGCGAAGGCACGATCTACCATCCGGGCGGGATCGACTACGACGGGAAGTACATCTGGGTCCCCGTGGCCGAGTACCGGCCGAACAGCCGCTCCATCGTGTATCGGGTCGATCCGGAGACCATGAAGGCCGAGGAGATGTTCCGCTTCTCCGACCATGTCGGCGGCGTGGTGCACAACACCGACGACAAGACCCTGCACGGGGTGAGCTGGGGCTCGCGCCGCTTCTACCGCTGGTCCCTCGACGAGAGCGGCAAGCCAACCAATGCGAGCGAGGCGCCCGAGAAGCTGAGGACGCTCAACACCTCGCATTATCTCGATTACCAGGACTGCAAATATGCCGGAAAAAGCCGCATGCTGTGCTCCGGCGTGACCGAGATGCGCGTGACGCCCGACGCTCCGCTGTTCCGGCTCGGCGGGCTCGATCTCGTCAGTCTCTCCGACGGTCGCCCGATCGCCCAGACCCCGGTGCTGCTCTGGACCGCCGGCGGCATGGATATGACCCACAACCCGGTCTGGATGGAGGCGAGCGATTCCGGGATCCGCGGCTACTTCATGCCGGAGGACGACAAGTCCACGCTCTACATCTACGAGACCGAGGTGAAGTAGCCTTCGCGGAAACCGTCACGCCCGCCTCACCACCGGTTCATGCCACCCTCCACGTCATCACCGGGCTCGTCCCGGTGATCCCGCTCACGAATGGCGCAGAGCCTCTCCATATCGCGATGGCCGGGACAGGCCCGGCCATGACGTGAGAGGGACGGGCCATGCCCCTACCCTTCCAGCTCCTCGCGGAGCATCTCGAGCTCGAGCCAGCGCTCCTCGGCCGCGTGCAGGTCGGCCTGGAGCTGCGTGAGCGCGTCCATGGCCTTCTGGAACCGGGCGGGATCGCGGGAATAGAGGTCCGGATCGGCCAGGATCTCGTTGACCCGGACGATCTTGGCTTCGAGCTCGCCCATGCGCTGCGGCAGGGTCCTGAGGTCGTGCTGCTCGTTGAAGGAGAGCCTGCGCTTGGCCTGGGACTGCGCCGCGGCCGCCGGCCGTTCCGCGCTCCTCGCCTTGGCCTGCTTCTCGACCGCGCGGGCCTGAACGCCCTGGCCGCGCTGCGCCACCATGTCGGTGTAGCCGCCCGCATATTCGAGCCAGCGGCCAGCGCCTTCCGACACCAGGACGGAGCTGACCGTGCGGTCGAGGAAGTCGCGGTCGTGGCTGACCAGGATGACGGTGCCGGAATAGTCCTGGATCATCTCCTCCAGGAGATCGAGGGTTTCCAGGTCGAGATCGTTGGTCGGCTCGTCGAGCACCAGGAGATTGGAGGGCTGCGCCAAGGCGCGGGCCAGCATGAGGCGGTTGCGCTCCCCGCCCGAGAGCACGCCCACGGGGGTGCGGGCCTGCTCGGGCGAGAACAGGAAGTCCTTCATGTAGCCGACGACGTGCTTGGTCTGCGTCCCGATGGTGACCGTGTCGCCGCGCCCGCCGGTCAGGGTCTCGGCCACGGTGGCGTCGGGATCGAGGCTCGCGCGGCGCTGGTCGAGGGTGACCATCTGCAGGTTGGAGCCCAGGCGCACCCGGCCCTCGTCGGGCTCCAGGGCGCCGGTGAGCAGGTTGATGAGCGTCGTCTTGCCGGCGCCGTTCGGCCCGATGATGCCGAGGCGATCGCCGCGCAGCACGCGCAGGGACAGGTTCGACACGATGGGACGGTCGCCGTAGGATTTCGCGATGCCCTCCGCCTCGACCACCAGGGTGCCGGACTGCTCGGCCTCGGCGAGGCTCATGGTGACCGTGCCGACGGCCCGGCTGCGGTCGCGGTACTGCTGGCGCATGGCATGGAGATTGCCGAGGCGCCGCACGTTGCGCTTGCGCCGCGCCGTCACCCCGTAGCGCAGCCAGTCCGCCTCTGCCACGAGCTTGCGTCCGAGCTTGTGATGCTCGGCCTCCTCCTGCTCCAGGACTTGGTCGCGCCATTCCTCGAAATGGGCGAAGCCCCGGTCCATGCGGCGGGTGCGGCCCCGGTCGAGCCAGACCGTCGCCTGGGACAGGCTCTCCAGGAAGCGGCGGTCGTGGCTGATGAGCACGAGGGCGGAGCGCAGGCTCTTCAATTCGCCTTCGAGCCATTCGATCACCGGCAGGTCGAGATGGTTCGTGGGCTCGTCGAGGAGCAGGATGTCGGGTTCGGGCGCGAGCACGTGGGCCAGCGCCGCCCGGCGGGCCTCGCCGCCGGAAAGATCGGCGGGCGTTTCCTCGCCGGTCAGCCCGAGCTGCTCCAGCAGGTAGCGGGCCCGGTAGGGATCGTCTCCCGGCCCCAGGCCGGTTTCCACGTAGGCCAGGGTCGTCGGAAAGGCGGAGAGGTCCGGCTCCTGAGCCAGATAGCGCACCGTGGCCCCCGGCTGCACGAACCGCTTGCCGCGGTCCGCCTCGACGAGGCCTGCGGCGATTTTAAGCAGGGTGGACTTGCCCGAGCCGTTGCGGCCGACGAGGCAGGCCCGCTCGCCCGGCGAGACGGACAGCTCGGCGCCCTCGATCAGCGGCGTGCCGCCGAAGGTGAGAGCAATGTCCTGAAGGAGAAGAAGAGGAGGAAGCGCCATTTCCGGTCACCTGACACCTCTTGGTCGCAGATGCAAGTCTGCTAAGAACTCTTACAAGGGTGGACGGTCGTCGAAGTTTGTGCTCCCCTTCCGACATTAAGCTGAGCGTTTGCATGACACTGACGAGGCGTCTGCTTCTTCTTGCCGTGATCTCGGTTCTGCCGGCGATCGTCATCTGGACTTACACGGAAGTCTCTCTGCGCCGCGCCCGAGAAGCGGAGGTGAACGATCTTGCCATCAGGCAGGCGCAGCTGGTGGGCGCCGAGCTCGAGCGGATCTTCGACGGCATCCACAGCCTTCTGCTCGCCATCGACGAAATTCCGTCCATCCGTGCCTTCGATACGCCGACCTGCAGCCCCTATCTGAAGGCCATTCAGGAAAAGGTGCCCTATGTGCTGTCCTTCGTGGCGATGGACATCAGCGGGCACATCCGCTGCCGCCCGACCGGGACGGTCGATACGCAGCATTACTTCGCCGACCGCCCCTATTTCCACCACGCCCTGTCGGAAAAGGGCATGGTGGTGGGCGAGTACACCCCGGTCTTCGAAGAAGGCGCGCTTCCTGCCCAACCCGTCCTGCCGCTCGCCCTGCCGATCTGGAACGACCGCGGCGACGTGGTCGGGGTCCTCGCGGCCGCTCTCGACCTCGGATGGCTGCGCCAGAAGCTGAAGGAGCGCACGGTCCCGGAGGGAGGCTCGCTCACCGTCGCCGACCGGCGCGGCATCGTCATCGTGCAGGATCCCCAGCCGGAGCGCATGCTCGGGAAGCTTCTGCCCCAGGAATACTTGCTCCAGGCCAAGGCGAAGGAGGCCGGGACCGCGGAGACCACCAGCCTCGACGGCATCCGCCGGATCGTCGGCTATCTCCCGCTCACCACTCCCCCGCACGACGTCTCCATCAATGTGGGCCTGTC is part of the Microvirga terrae genome and encodes:
- a CDS encoding ABC-F family ATP-binding cassette domain-containing protein produces the protein MALPPLLLLQDIALTFGGTPLIEGAELSVSPGERACLVGRNGSGKSTLLKIAAGLVEADRGKRFVQPGATVRYLAQEPDLSAFPTTLAYVETGLGPGDDPYRARYLLEQLGLTGEETPADLSGGEARRAALAHVLAPEPDILLLDEPTNHLDLPVIEWLEGELKSLRSALVLISHDRRFLESLSQATVWLDRGRTRRMDRGFAHFEEWRDQVLEQEEAEHHKLGRKLVAEADWLRYGVTARRKRNVRRLGNLHAMRQQYRDRSRAVGTVTMSLAEAEQSGTLVVEAEGIAKSYGDRPIVSNLSLRVLRGDRLGIIGPNGAGKTTLINLLTGALEPDEGRVRLGSNLQMVTLDQRRASLDPDATVAETLTGGRGDTVTIGTQTKHVVGYMKDFLFSPEQARTPVGVLSGGERNRLMLARALAQPSNLLVLDEPTNDLDLETLDLLEEMIQDYSGTVILVSHDRDFLDRTVSSVLVSEGAGRWLEYAGGYTDMVAQRGQGVQARAVEKQAKARSAERPAAAAQSQAKRRLSFNEQHDLRTLPQRMGELEAKIVRVNEILADPDLYSRDPARFQKAMDALTQLQADLHAAEERWLELEMLREELEG
- a CDS encoding DUF4142 domain-containing protein, which codes for MNLKVLFVSSALALGLAGCMTPTAMAPAPAPIAVTSAAEFIPTAASSSLFEIESSRLALQRSRSPEVRRFAQQMIRDHNAATRRMTTVVRRAGLPMPPPALNAKHQAMLATVQAAPDLDAAYVSAQVMAHQEAVALFTSYSQNGDVPQLAQFAGTTLPTLERHLEHAQSLSGGAARAM
- a CDS encoding dodecin, producing the protein MDDHVYKIVELVGSSETSIEDAIQTAVRRANQTLRNLRWFEVIQTRGHIEDGEVRHYQVVIKAGFTLEAGE
- a CDS encoding DUF6454 family protein yields the protein MECFSRRGLATMLTMLCLGAMPAALMAAEPDRNVLAERVTKLSRGTQWKPVSAVPINFLTHHPQGMVKIGDTLFVSSVEIKEPTKRFPQPVDGYDRDTGAGVGHLFKLDMKGNLIADLTLGEGTIYHPGGIDYDGKYIWVPVAEYRPNSRSIVYRVDPETMKAEEMFRFSDHVGGVVHNTDDKTLHGVSWGSRRFYRWSLDESGKPTNASEAPEKLRTLNTSHYLDYQDCKYAGKSRMLCSGVTEMRVTPDAPLFRLGGLDLVSLSDGRPIAQTPVLLWTAGGMDMTHNPVWMEASDSGIRGYFMPEDDKSTLYIYETEVK